The following proteins are co-located in the Pyrococcus abyssi GE5 genome:
- a CDS encoding DHH family phosphoesterase: protein MRVLVLGGGVLGRAIAEALMGEFDVTVVEKDSIRAQTLAESGLQVVQGDFSYTATLLKAHIEKADLIIITTSDIQTIAKTLHVIKSNNKNASTLVILPEDKSIEDIESILKEEYEMEVKVDYIINPRTAIIKAVVETVEKIGEKKNAFKLLQKLNEIKERTDSLLIVMHDNPDPDSMASASALAVIAQSVGLRPQIVYGGDITHHQNRAMVNVLGMEFKKVLRGSYEIKRYDAIAIVDAQPNGNITILDDDDLKRVEIIVDHHQILQNLREKLSPNCFVDIRTDVNATSSIMVEYLKALEIPITDTLATALFYGMYIDTKKFSKLSRVDISAIEFLTGKVNYELLDKIEFPDISTETAEILARAILNRKMYKNVIISNVGFIANRDAIAEAADFLLRLEGITTVLVFGIVDDRIEISARTRDVRVNIGKVMKEAFGEIGSGGGHAQMGGARIPLGIFKLAKDKTSLLRLVEEAITEKFLEALGMKEVT from the coding sequence GGGTTTTGGTCCTCGGTGGAGGGGTGCTTGGAAGGGCGATAGCCGAGGCCTTGATGGGAGAGTTCGATGTAACTGTCGTTGAGAAGGATAGCATTAGGGCCCAAACCCTCGCTGAAAGTGGTCTCCAAGTAGTTCAGGGTGACTTTTCCTATACTGCCACTCTTTTGAAGGCTCATATTGAGAAAGCCGACTTAATAATAATCACGACCTCTGACATTCAAACGATAGCGAAGACCCTTCACGTGATAAAGTCAAACAACAAAAATGCCTCAACACTCGTGATACTTCCAGAAGATAAATCAATAGAGGACATTGAGTCCATACTAAAAGAGGAATATGAGATGGAAGTTAAAGTTGACTACATAATAAACCCAAGAACTGCCATAATAAAAGCAGTAGTTGAAACGGTAGAGAAGATCGGAGAAAAGAAAAATGCATTTAAACTCCTTCAAAAGTTAAATGAAATAAAGGAAAGAACTGATAGTCTTCTTATCGTCATGCATGATAATCCCGATCCGGACTCAATGGCAAGTGCTTCGGCCCTTGCTGTTATAGCTCAAAGCGTTGGTTTAAGGCCTCAGATAGTTTACGGCGGAGATATAACCCATCATCAGAATAGGGCAATGGTAAATGTCTTGGGAATGGAGTTCAAGAAGGTGTTAAGGGGAAGTTACGAGATTAAGAGATACGATGCTATAGCGATAGTGGATGCCCAACCAAACGGCAACATTACGATTCTTGATGATGACGATTTAAAGAGGGTCGAGATAATAGTTGATCACCACCAAATACTCCAGAATCTGAGGGAAAAGCTATCTCCGAACTGTTTTGTCGACATAAGGACGGACGTGAATGCCACGTCTTCAATAATGGTTGAGTACCTTAAAGCACTTGAAATTCCAATAACTGACACTTTAGCAACGGCCCTCTTCTATGGAATGTACATAGACACGAAGAAGTTCTCGAAGTTAAGCAGGGTTGATATAAGTGCCATAGAATTCCTAACTGGGAAAGTTAACTACGAGTTGCTGGATAAGATTGAGTTTCCAGATATAAGCACGGAAACAGCTGAAATACTTGCGAGGGCCATCCTAAACAGGAAGATGTACAAGAATGTGATAATAAGCAACGTCGGCTTTATAGCCAATAGGGATGCAATAGCTGAGGCAGCTGATTTCCTGTTAAGGCTCGAAGGAATAACTACCGTTTTGGTGTTTGGAATAGTTGATGATAGGATAGAGATCTCAGCTAGGACTAGAGATGTTAGGGTGAACATAGGTAAGGTCATGAAAGAGGCCTTTGGTGAGATAGGTAGCGGAGGAGGCCACGCTCAGATGGGCGGAGCTAGGATACCCCTTGGAATATTCAAGCTAGCAAAAGATAAGACGTCCTTGCTGAGACTCGTCGAAGAGGCAATAACTGAGAAGTTCCTTGAAGCCCTTGGCATGAAGGAGGTAACATAG
- a CDS encoding dihydropteroate synthase-like protein, with the protein MKILLVTGRLAEPLVRKYGKGCDVFVAPVTVAAFLTPRMIADFLEKAGVKGYDMILIPGLVRGSTEVIEERIGIPTFKGPRNAVDLPVVLKAIKQGFKLSKEIPADELFSRDSLKKVRDIRNKTRNKSYVERALKKPWNFLVGSLPVGLDFPTRIVAEIVDAPRLSPSEIKKRAEYYLGEGADIIDLGMISGETNLEFIETIPELKEMIDAPISLDSLNTKELERGLEFVDMVLSVDWGNVEELITDKPVVLIPTDMKRGKFYSNPQERVESLEKLKELATSLGYKRIIVDPILEHYPNFSRSLVAFYLYRSRNERDVMLAGVGNVTEMMDADSPGINALLASISSELKLSLLLTTEVSRKCVGSIRELRRGIDMTLLGGVKDVGLDLLILKEKRPKSVKFEVSRNLIKARRKDVKLEKIYFRIFTDKDEIYVNAYRGTELVMTIVGSEPNEIIDTILEMFNISPRHAFYLGRELEKAFTAIKLRKSYVQEGGLFTDFYSQKSL; encoded by the coding sequence GTGAAAATCCTCCTCGTGACGGGTAGGCTAGCTGAACCTCTCGTCAGGAAGTACGGAAAGGGTTGTGATGTTTTTGTGGCTCCTGTTACAGTCGCTGCATTTTTAACCCCAAGAATGATAGCGGACTTCCTTGAAAAGGCGGGCGTAAAAGGTTACGACATGATTCTCATCCCAGGGCTTGTAAGGGGTTCCACGGAGGTGATAGAGGAGAGGATTGGAATACCAACGTTTAAAGGCCCTAGAAATGCCGTTGATTTACCTGTGGTTCTTAAAGCAATCAAGCAAGGATTTAAGCTTAGCAAGGAAATTCCCGCTGATGAATTATTCTCTAGGGACTCTTTGAAGAAGGTCAGGGATATAAGGAATAAGACTAGGAACAAATCTTACGTTGAGAGAGCTCTAAAGAAGCCCTGGAACTTCTTGGTAGGTTCCCTTCCAGTTGGCCTTGATTTCCCGACGAGGATAGTAGCTGAGATCGTTGATGCGCCAAGACTTTCCCCTTCTGAGATTAAAAAGAGGGCAGAGTACTACTTGGGGGAAGGGGCCGATATAATAGACCTTGGGATGATATCGGGCGAGACGAACTTAGAGTTCATTGAAACAATTCCTGAGCTAAAGGAAATGATCGATGCTCCAATTTCCTTGGATTCTCTAAACACGAAAGAGTTAGAAAGGGGACTTGAATTCGTTGACATGGTCTTAAGCGTTGATTGGGGGAACGTCGAGGAATTGATAACGGATAAACCAGTTGTCTTAATACCAACTGACATGAAGCGGGGAAAATTCTATTCGAATCCCCAAGAGAGGGTTGAATCGTTGGAAAAATTGAAAGAATTGGCAACGTCCCTGGGATACAAAAGGATAATAGTCGATCCAATACTTGAGCATTATCCAAACTTCTCAAGGTCCCTAGTTGCGTTTTACCTTTACAGGTCAAGGAACGAGAGAGACGTTATGTTGGCGGGCGTTGGTAACGTAACCGAGATGATGGACGCCGATAGCCCAGGAATAAATGCCCTCCTAGCGAGTATCTCTAGTGAGCTCAAGCTGTCCCTACTGTTAACGACCGAGGTCAGTAGGAAGTGCGTGGGCTCGATAAGGGAACTTAGAAGGGGAATAGATATGACGTTGCTTGGCGGGGTTAAAGATGTTGGTCTTGATTTGCTAATCCTTAAGGAGAAGAGGCCGAAGAGCGTTAAATTCGAGGTCTCGAGGAACTTGATTAAGGCGAGGAGAAAGGATGTAAAACTTGAGAAGATATACTTTAGGATATTTACAGATAAAGATGAGATATATGTCAACGCTTACAGGGGCACCGAGTTGGTGATGACAATAGTTGGAAGCGAGCCGAACGAGATAATTGATACAATCCTCGAGATGTTCAACATATCCCCAAGGCATGCCTTTTACCTAGGAAGGGAACTTGAGAAGGCTTTCACCGCTATAAAACTGAGAAAATCCTATGTTCAAGAGGGGGGCCTTTTCACGGATTTCTATTCTCAAAAAAGTTTATAA
- a CDS encoding PUA domain-containing protein, giving the protein MSGELRVRRASSWELDLILKEAEKYGELLHEFFCVVEGKYRDVYAVNEEVWKIIEDINMRPYSLGTFVGTIRVDENLVEKFYPNLEFFSLIKLEKNYVILGPKASFLFTTGKDAPKEAVREIKWQGSKRVVVLNDLGDIIGIGLINPKSDRRFIKNLKDVGEFLRR; this is encoded by the coding sequence ATGAGTGGTGAGCTGAGGGTTAGGCGAGCCTCTTCCTGGGAGCTGGATTTAATACTAAAAGAGGCGGAGAAGTACGGCGAGCTCCTTCATGAATTTTTTTGTGTAGTTGAGGGGAAGTACAGGGATGTGTATGCAGTAAACGAAGAAGTTTGGAAAATAATTGAAGACATCAACATGAGGCCCTACTCCTTGGGAACATTCGTGGGGACGATAAGGGTCGATGAGAATCTGGTTGAAAAGTTCTATCCGAACTTGGAATTCTTTAGCTTGATAAAGCTCGAGAAGAACTACGTTATCCTGGGCCCGAAGGCATCCTTCCTCTTTACAACGGGCAAAGATGCGCCCAAGGAGGCCGTGAGGGAAATAAAGTGGCAGGGGAGTAAAAGGGTCGTCGTCTTAAACGACCTAGGCGATATCATAGGCATAGGCCTTATAAATCCGAAGAGCGATAGAAGATTTATAAAAAATTTAAAGGATGTTGGGGAGTTTTTAAGGCGTTAG
- a CDS encoding SDH family Clp fold serine proteinase: MDPLSGFFGSLLWWFLFLYILLWPQMQYRQLQLARARLLEKLARKRNSTVITLIHRQESIGLFGIPVYRFISMEDSEEVLRAIRMAPKDKPIDLIIHTPGGLVLAATQIAKALKDHPAETRVIVPHYAMSGGTLIALAADKIIMDPHAVLGPVDPQLGQYPAPSIIRAVERKGPDKVDDQTLILADVAEKAIKQVRDFIYDLLKDKYGDEKAKELAKILTEGRWTHDYPITVEEARKLGLNVSTDVPEEVYALMELYKQPVRQRGTVEFVPYPVRQENKH; this comes from the coding sequence GTGGATCCCCTTAGTGGTTTCTTTGGCTCCCTACTCTGGTGGTTCTTGTTCCTATACATTTTACTATGGCCCCAAATGCAGTACAGGCAGTTACAACTTGCAAGGGCAAGGCTACTAGAAAAACTAGCTAGAAAGAGGAATTCTACAGTAATAACATTAATTCACAGGCAGGAGAGCATAGGGTTATTCGGAATACCAGTTTACAGGTTCATAAGCATGGAGGACAGCGAGGAAGTGCTTAGGGCAATAAGGATGGCGCCGAAGGACAAGCCCATAGATTTAATAATCCATACTCCTGGGGGCCTAGTGTTGGCGGCTACCCAAATAGCTAAAGCCCTGAAAGATCATCCTGCGGAGACCAGGGTTATAGTTCCTCACTACGCGATGAGCGGTGGGACGCTTATAGCTTTGGCCGCCGACAAGATAATAATGGACCCACACGCAGTTCTTGGGCCGGTTGACCCTCAGCTAGGCCAGTATCCGGCTCCTAGCATTATCAGGGCCGTAGAAAGGAAAGGGCCCGACAAAGTCGATGATCAAACGCTAATCTTAGCTGATGTCGCTGAAAAGGCGATAAAGCAGGTTAGGGACTTCATATATGATCTACTCAAAGACAAGTACGGAGATGAGAAGGCCAAGGAGCTAGCCAAGATTTTAACCGAGGGGAGATGGACTCATGACTACCCAATAACCGTTGAAGAAGCTAGGAAGCTTGGCCTAAACGTCTCAACCGATGTTCCGGAAGAGGTTTACGCTCTTATGGAACTGTACAAGCAGCCAGTCAGGCAGAGGGGCACCGTCGAGTTCGTTCCCTATCCAGTTAGGCAAGAAAACAAGCACTAA
- a CDS encoding transcriptional regulator, which translates to MSIEVPLNPITRSEIHQLESLLLFATLFRPEVIELIKDPAERLTWVDSLAVAAGAIAREKAGMTVSEIARELGRTEQTIRKHLKGESRAGQLVRETYELIKQGKLDELIKTIEMIEKGGIKEVVAREEYEKLLKEYEKLKQEFEEVKAKIEAAELESLEKAKKEIEELKGKVEKLEQEKKELEKKLKESEVKLMEYEAKAKRAEELEAKLREYEEKVKREEELERKVSELERSLNEYETKVKSLEKKKEELENKVKELEEEVNKLKEGIGKAKEILDELLK; encoded by the coding sequence ATGAGCATTGAGGTTCCTTTAAATCCAATAACGAGGAGCGAAATACACCAGCTGGAGAGCTTACTCCTGTTTGCGACCCTGTTTAGACCAGAGGTTATAGAGCTGATAAAGGACCCAGCTGAAAGGTTGACCTGGGTCGATAGCTTAGCTGTAGCGGCTGGAGCGATAGCCAGGGAGAAGGCTGGAATGACCGTTAGCGAGATAGCTAGAGAGCTCGGAAGGACGGAGCAGACGATAAGGAAGCACTTAAAGGGGGAGAGCAGAGCGGGACAACTTGTCAGGGAAACCTATGAACTCATAAAGCAGGGAAAGCTCGATGAGTTGATAAAAACGATAGAGATGATAGAGAAGGGAGGGATAAAGGAAGTCGTCGCAAGGGAGGAATATGAAAAGTTACTGAAGGAATACGAGAAGCTCAAGCAGGAGTTCGAGGAAGTAAAGGCAAAGATCGAAGCTGCGGAGTTGGAAAGCTTAGAGAAGGCCAAGAAAGAAATCGAGGAATTAAAGGGAAAAGTAGAAAAGCTCGAACAAGAGAAGAAAGAGCTTGAGAAGAAGCTCAAGGAAAGCGAGGTTAAGCTGATGGAGTACGAGGCAAAAGCAAAGAGGGCTGAAGAGCTCGAGGCAAAGTTGCGCGAATACGAAGAAAAGGTAAAGAGGGAAGAAGAACTGGAGAGAAAGGTAAGCGAACTCGAAAGATCGCTGAACGAATACGAAACCAAAGTGAAATCATTGGAGAAGAAGAAGGAAGAGCTAGAGAACAAAGTTAAAGAGCTAGAAGAAGAAGTTAACAAATTAAAAGAGGGGATAGGAAAAGCTAAAGAGATCCTAGACGAGTTGCTCAAGTAG
- a CDS encoding KaiC domain-containing protein, with protein MTRRIKTGIPGMDDILHGGIPERNVVLLSGGPGTGKTIFSQQFLWNGLQMGEPGIYVALEEHPVQVRQNMAQFGWDVRKYEEEGMFAMVDAFTAGIGKSKEYEKYIVHDLTDIREFIEVLRQAIRDINAKRVVVDSVTTLYINKPALARSIILQLKRVLAGTGCTSIFVSQISVGERGFGGPGVEHGVDGIIRLDLDEIDGELKRSLIVWKMRGTSHSMRRHPFEITDKGIVVYPDRVLKRGKILEL; from the coding sequence ATGACCAGGAGAATTAAAACCGGAATTCCTGGCATGGATGATATACTCCACGGTGGAATACCCGAGAGAAACGTTGTTCTCCTGAGCGGAGGACCAGGAACAGGAAAAACGATATTCAGCCAGCAGTTCTTGTGGAATGGTCTCCAAATGGGAGAACCAGGAATATACGTTGCTCTAGAAGAACACCCAGTTCAGGTTAGGCAAAATATGGCCCAATTCGGTTGGGATGTGAGGAAGTACGAAGAGGAAGGAATGTTCGCGATGGTAGATGCCTTCACCGCCGGAATAGGGAAGAGCAAGGAGTACGAGAAGTACATAGTTCACGACTTAACGGACATTAGGGAGTTCATCGAGGTTCTAAGGCAGGCAATTAGGGACATCAACGCCAAGAGGGTGGTAGTTGATTCCGTGACTACCCTTTACATAAACAAGCCGGCATTGGCCAGAAGTATAATCCTCCAGCTTAAGAGAGTCTTAGCCGGAACCGGATGTACGAGCATCTTCGTCAGTCAGATAAGCGTTGGTGAAAGGGGATTCGGTGGGCCTGGTGTAGAGCACGGCGTTGATGGTATCATTAGGCTTGACCTAGATGAAATCGACGGTGAGCTTAAGCGTTCTCTGATAGTGTGGAAGATGCGTGGAACGAGTCATAGCATGAGGAGGCACCCATTCGAGATAACCGATAAGGGAATAGTCGTTTATCCAGATAGGGTACTCAAGAGGGGCAAGATCTTAGAGCTTTGA
- a CDS encoding DUF116 domain-containing protein — MERIIAKLASVGADLSTRSAVRIALSIISEDEELTDQIYVEIKNKAYRDDFAKVPVEKRAVFIPQCLRNIKECEAEFSEYGWVCKKCEKCVIGEIIEYGESLGYRQFYIVPGGSLVKKILKEKVPKGEIQGAIGIACWPELAETAEKLSMLKIPMLGVPLLRVGCINTIVDVERVKEVLKLGL, encoded by the coding sequence ATGGAGAGGATAATAGCTAAGCTAGCTTCGGTAGGAGCTGATTTGAGCACTAGGAGTGCCGTTAGAATTGCTCTTTCCATAATAAGTGAGGATGAGGAGTTAACGGATCAAATATACGTTGAAATAAAGAACAAAGCCTATAGGGATGACTTCGCTAAGGTTCCAGTTGAGAAGAGAGCAGTTTTCATTCCGCAATGCTTGAGAAACATTAAGGAATGCGAGGCCGAATTCTCTGAGTATGGTTGGGTCTGCAAGAAGTGTGAAAAGTGCGTGATAGGGGAGATAATAGAATACGGTGAATCCCTTGGATACAGGCAATTCTACATAGTTCCTGGGGGGAGTTTGGTTAAGAAAATACTAAAGGAAAAAGTCCCAAAGGGAGAGATACAAGGAGCGATAGGAATAGCCTGTTGGCCGGAGTTGGCTGAGACGGCTGAGAAGCTCTCCATGCTAAAGATACCAATGCTAGGGGTCCCATTGCTTAGGGTTGGATGCATAAACACTATCGTCGACGTTGAAAGAGTTAAGGAGGTACTTAAGCTAGGCCTTTAA